DNA from Acidimicrobiales bacterium:
GACCGCGGCGTAGAGCTCCCAGGTGCCGGGTACGTCGTCGAGCGCGTTGGCGCCTCGTGGCTCGAAGCGCAGGCCCGAGCCCGCAACCAGGTCCCGCACCGTTCGGGTGACCCACACCTCGCCGTCGTCGGCGAGCCGGGCGACCCCGGCCCCCACCAGAACCCCGATCCCTTCGAGCTCGTCGCCGCGGCGCTCCACCTCCGAGGTGTGGACGCCGCAGCACACCGCCAGGTCGAGGTCCTCGGCGATCCGCGCCAGGCGCTGCCCACAGCGCACCGCCCGCGCCGGGCCGTCGAGGGTCACCAAAAGCCGCTGCCCGGTGGCCCGTACGATGGTGCCGCCGAGACGTCCGACCTCGCGCTCGGTCCGGTTCAGCAGCCGTTCGACCTGCCCGCGTGAGGTCTCGGCCGCCCCTTGAGCGGGGACGCCGGCCACCTCGACGAAGAGCATCGTGGCGAGCACCCGGTCGGCTCCGGTCATCGCGGGGACGCCGGTGACGAACTCGGCGACCAGATCGAGGACCGGGCCGCTGTCGCGGTAGGGCAGGTGATCGGCACCCTCCTGCTCGACGAAGCGGGCTCCGGCGACGCCCGCCGCCAGGCTCCGGCCCCGGTCGATGGGGATGATCGGATCGTTGGTGCGGTGGATAACCAGCGTCGGGGCGCCGATCGCCGGCAGCGCCGGCCGGGCGTCGATCTCGGTGGCGAGCTGCACCAACCGGGCGGCTGAGTCGGGGTTGGCCGACAGCCGCTCGTAGCGCGCCACCTGGGCCATCCCCCGCTCGTCGAGCTCCCAGGTCGGCGCCAGCATCTGGAACGTCTCACCGGTTCCCCAGCGTTCGTTCACGAACTCGGCCATCTCGTCGGCGCCGACGAACGGGTCGTGGGT
Protein-coding regions in this window:
- a CDS encoding alpha/beta fold hydrolase, producing MIWRFGQREIDAERFELRCSGTAVAVEPQVLDVLIHLAAHHDRVVTKEELLDEVWGDRFVSEATLTSRIKDARRAVEDDGRRQEVIRTVHGRGYQFVAPLEPRPSRSVDAAPSPAGSSAGAEPTGAPPAVQYTRSGGYDIAFQVVGDGPGDIVLIPGFVSNLDLRWELPPLAEFSRRLAELGRLIVFDKRGTGLSERTAPSRLPTLEERMDDVGAVMDAAGSSRATLFGISEGGPLALLFAASQPQRVDRLVIYGSFTHDPFVGADEMAEFVNERWGTGETFQMLAPTWELDERGMAQVARYERLSANPDSAARLVQLATEIDARPALPAIGAPTLVIHRTNDPIIPIDRGRSLAAGVAGARFVEQEGADHLPYRDSGPVLDLVAEFVTGVPAMTGADRVLATMLFVEVAGVPAQGAAETSRGQVERLLNRTEREVGRLGGTIVRATGQRLLVTLDGPARAVRCGQRLARIAEDLDLAVCCGVHTSEVERRGDELEGIGVLVGAGVARLADDGEVWVTRTVRDLVAGSGLRFEPRGANALDDVPGTWELYAAV